In one Inquilinus sp. Marseille-Q2685 genomic region, the following are encoded:
- the gatC gene encoding Asp-tRNA(Asn)/Glu-tRNA(Gln) amidotransferase subunit GatC encodes MSLDRATVAKIAHLARIRLDEADLDSMTGELSKILDFVEQLAEVNTDGVEPMTSVAQQGLRRRPDEVTDGGYPEKVLANAPSAKAGFFTVPKVVE; translated from the coding sequence ATGTCGCTCGACAGAGCCACCGTCGCGAAGATCGCGCATCTGGCCCGCATCCGCCTGGACGAGGCGGACCTCGATTCCATGACCGGCGAATTGTCCAAGATCCTGGACTTCGTCGAGCAACTGGCCGAGGTCAATACCGACGGGGTCGAGCCGATGACCAGCGTGGCCCAGCAGGGGCTGCGGCGCCGTCCGGACGAGGTGACCGACGGCGGCTATCCCGAGAAGGTTCTGGCCAACGCGCCCTCGGCCAAGGCCGGGTTCTTCACCGTGCCGAAGGTGGTCGAGTGA
- the ruvX gene encoding Holliday junction resolvase RuvX, producing MAVCNLRDLKARLPPGGRLIGLDLGEKTIGMAVSDPGLSLASPIGTIRRTRFTPDAQELLRIVDDRGVAGLVIGLPVNMDGSEGPRCQSVRAFAKDLLKLRDLPIAFWDERLSTMAVQRQMIEFDVTRKKRAKAVDTAAAAWILQGALDALRFGG from the coding sequence ATGGCGGTCTGCAATCTTCGCGACCTGAAGGCCCGTCTGCCCCCCGGCGGGCGGCTGATCGGCCTCGATCTGGGCGAGAAGACGATCGGCATGGCGGTGTCCGACCCCGGCCTGTCGCTGGCCTCCCCGATCGGCACCATCCGCCGCACCAGGTTCACGCCGGACGCGCAGGAGCTGCTGCGCATCGTCGACGACCGCGGCGTCGCCGGCCTCGTCATCGGCCTGCCGGTCAACATGGACGGCAGCGAGGGGCCGCGCTGCCAGTCGGTGCGTGCCTTCGCCAAGGACCTCCTGAAGCTGCGCGACCTGCCGATCGCCTTCTGGGACGAGCGGCTGTCGACCATGGCGGTGCAGCGCCAGATGATCGAGTTCGACGTCACCCGGAAGAAGCGCGCCAAGGCGGTGGACACTGCGGCCGCCGCCTGGATCCTGCAGGG